From Chryseobacterium shandongense, the proteins below share one genomic window:
- the der gene encoding ribosome biogenesis GTPase Der — MSNIVAIVGRPNVGKSTLFNRLLERREAIVDSTAGVTRDRHYGKSDWNGVDFTVIDTGGYDVGTDDIFEEEIRKQVQLAVDEATSIIFMMNVEDGLTDTDYEIYRLLRRSNKPIYIVINKVDSAKEELPATEFYQLGIDKYYTLSSATGSGTGDLLDDIVKDFPTTDYKDPFEGLPKITIAGRPNVGKSTLTNALLDVERNIVTDIAGTTRDSIQTLYNKFGHEFVLVDTAGMRRKSKVNEDLEFYSVMRSIRSIEFSDVVIIMVDATQGWESQDMNIFSLAQKNRKGIVILVNKWDLIEDKETNTMRDFEKKIKDKIGQFQDIPILFVSALTKQRILKAVEVAMQVYEDRKKKIKTSKLNEIMLPIFEGTPPPANKGKYIKIKYCVQLPTPSPQFVFFCNLPQYVKEPYKRFTENQLRKEFGFTGVPIEVYFRQK; from the coding sequence ATGTCGAATATTGTCGCAATCGTTGGGCGTCCCAACGTAGGAAAATCCACGTTATTTAATCGTTTATTAGAAAGAAGAGAGGCTATCGTAGACTCTACTGCCGGCGTTACCAGAGACCGTCATTATGGGAAATCCGACTGGAATGGAGTAGATTTTACTGTAATTGATACCGGAGGATACGATGTCGGAACAGATGATATCTTTGAAGAAGAAATCCGCAAACAGGTACAGCTGGCTGTTGACGAGGCAACTTCCATAATTTTCATGATGAACGTGGAAGACGGACTTACCGATACAGACTACGAAATTTACAGGCTTTTAAGAAGATCAAACAAACCTATCTATATTGTTATCAATAAAGTAGATTCTGCAAAAGAAGAGCTTCCCGCAACGGAATTCTATCAGCTCGGAATCGATAAATACTATACACTATCTTCTGCAACGGGTTCCGGAACAGGAGATTTGCTGGATGATATTGTAAAAGATTTCCCCACTACAGATTACAAAGATCCTTTTGAAGGATTGCCGAAAATTACGATTGCAGGCCGCCCGAACGTTGGTAAATCTACGCTTACCAATGCTTTATTGGATGTGGAAAGAAATATCGTTACCGATATCGCGGGAACTACAAGAGACAGTATCCAAACGCTTTATAATAAATTCGGACATGAATTTGTGTTGGTAGATACCGCCGGAATGCGTAGAAAATCCAAAGTAAATGAAGACCTGGAATTTTATTCCGTCATGCGTTCCATCCGTTCCATTGAATTTTCCGATGTGGTAATCATTATGGTGGATGCTACACAGGGATGGGAATCTCAGGATATGAATATCTTCAGCCTTGCACAGAAAAACAGAAAAGGAATTGTAATTCTGGTTAATAAATGGGATCTTATTGAAGATAAGGAGACCAACACGATGCGTGATTTTGAAAAGAAAATCAAAGACAAAATCGGACAGTTCCAGGATATTCCTATCCTTTTTGTGTCTGCATTAACCAAGCAGCGAATCTTAAAAGCGGTAGAAGTTGCTATGCAGGTGTACGAAGACCGTAAGAAAAAGATTAAGACTTCAAAATTAAATGAAATAATGCTTCCTATCTTTGAAGGAACGCCACCCCCGGCAAATAAAGGAAAATATATCAAGATCAAGTATTGTGTACAGCTTCCTACGCCGTCCCCGCAGTTTGTTTTCTTCTGTAACCTGCCGCAGTACGTAAAAGAGCCATACAAAAGGTTTACTGAAAACCAGTTGAGAAAAGAATTCGGGTTTACCGGAGTTCCTATTGAAGTGTATTTCAGACAAAAATAA